AAACATTTTAGTGCTACAGAGCAATTGGATCCAACATTAAATATAGCTGCAGGATACCATCCTTTTAACACGGTTAATGATGTAGACGTAAATTTTAATAGCCTAGATCAAAGTGGTCCAGTGTTAAGAGAGGAACCTTGTGATTGTGATATATCTTCAGTAGGACTATTTGCAGGAGTAACTTTTAAATTTAATAAAAAAGAAAAAGTATCTGTATGCGAAGTATGTGGAGAAGACCACATGCCAAGATGTTGTGCGACTTGTGGTTGTGGTGTAACGATTACAGCTAGAGATAAATACACAGACGAAACATTACCTTTTACAGACGTAGTGTTAACAGACCTAAACGGAAATATTGTGCAGTCTGGTGTGACTAACGCATATGGAGTTGTAGTATTTAATGATGTTGCTGAAGCAGATTTAATAGTAAAAGGAAAACTACATGGTATAAACCTAGAAGAAACAAGTATTACTAAAGATGATTTTAAAGCGTGTAAGAAAGATGGTAATAGCATTCAAAAAGTTATTAGATATGGTGATTTAAACTTCATCCTAAAAGGAAACGTAGTAGAGTGTAATACAGATAAAGGTATTCAAGGGGTTGATATTCTTCTTAAAGATAAAGTTAAAGCTGGACAAAAAAACACCTTGTCTGACTTAGATGGTGGATTTATTTTTCATTTAAAACAAGCGTCTACTTATGCGTTAAACGGAAATAAAGATGGGTATTTTTCTAATGAAGTAGAAGTGTCTACATCTGATATTGATCGTAATAAATCACTATTTATTGATTTTGAAATGTGTGTGAATCCTTGTGGTCAAGCCATTAAATTAGATAACATTATTTTTAATTTAGATAAATGGGATATTCTTCCAGCAGCAAGACCAGACTTAGATTATGTTGTCAAATTAATGCAAGATAATCCAACCATTAAAGTGGAAATGTCATCACACACAGACTCTAGAGGTAGTAACCAATACAACCAAGAGTTATCTCAAAAAAGAGCACAATCTACAGTAGATTATTTAATGACTAAAGGAATTTCTAGAGACCGTTTAATTGCTCGTGGAGCAGGAGAGTCAGAGTTGTTAAATCGTTGTGCAGATGGCGTGCAATGCTCAGAAAATGAACACACTATTAATCGTAGAACAGAATTTAAAGTTGTGTGTATCAATTAAATTAAAAGCTATAAATCAATGTCAAATTAAGGCAGTATATAAAACAAAAAGCTGCCTTAATTTATTAAAAATTATAATCATGAAAACAATATATAAAATGAAAAATAACGATTCAGAATCTAGATTTTTCACATCAATAAAATTAGTAGTAATAACCGTTTTAACTTTATTTGCTTCTGCATGTAGTGATGACGAGGCTTGCGGTTATACCACACCATCAGACACCTTTCCATTTTCATGTGACTCTGGTATGGACGTAGCGTTTTTAATAGACTATACAGGTAGTATGGGAGAAGCTATTGAAGGTATTAAAAGTTCAATTTCATCAATAGCAACAAGTATTGTAACAGAGTCTGGTGGTGATTACCGATTGTCGTTATCAGTTTTTGACGAGGTTACTGCAGGTACTACTCCTAGTTACAATACTCAGGTTGGATATACTAATTTACCTACTGCGCAAAAACAAGTTATTACTACAGGTACACCTACTGACCAATACTTAACCATGATGGAGCCATTTGCTACTGCAAATCAAACAACTTTTAGCACGCAATTAGCTAATTTAAATAGTGCAAATATGTCATTGGGTTCTGGTAATGGTTTTGCAGAGCCTGGAGCATTATTACTAGATCAAATTTTAAATAATAATTTTTCGGGATCTTGGAGATCTGGTATAACTAAACTAGTATTTATAATTACAGATGCACCAGCAGGAGGAGATGATGATATTAATACTGCTATTGATGATACCTTTTTAAATGGATTGGCTACTCAAGCTAATTTAGATAACGTGCAATTAGTTTTAGTATCCACATTAGCATCGTCTAATTATGAGCTAGAGCTTATTAATAATAATATTTTAGGAGATAAAATGATTGTCCCTAACTTTAATAGTATAGCAGAAAATATTATCACACTAATCGAAAATATTTGCGACGGAAACGAAGAATAATCATTACATAATTTCAAAATTAGTCTAACAAACTCAAGACTGTTAATACAAATAGTCTTGAGTTTTATTAAATTTTAAACAATGAAAAAACTCTTTACACTACTAATAACATCTCTTATTTTATCGTCATGTACAGATGCAAATAATGGTTTAACTAAAGCATTAGCTTTACAAAACATTAAAGCTTGCGATGCAGAAAATCCAGTGGAATTTATAAAAGGAATTTATGTTGGTAAAATGACCTATCAAAATGCAGGAACAAGTCTAGCAGAGTTAGTTTACATTAAAAAATTAGCAAAATCTGGGATTGTAGTCTTGGATTCATTATCCTCTAGCAATCAACAAATGTCAGATCATATCAGGATAAATACCGTTTATAATGTTTCCATTAAACCAGAATATAAAAAGCATATTACCAAACAGAAGGACAATATTGCTTATGTTAGATTAGTCTCTAGAGAAGTACAAGAAGTAACATCTATTACATTAAAAAACGATGTTAGAGCAGATGTGATGGCAACTTTTAAAAAGATAAAAACACCATTTTATGACATTCAATTTGATCAATCAACCAGGTTAAAAACAAGACAAGATGTGTTTACAGAAGTCATTGGTTTTAATAAGTCAAATAAAGATGGTTGGACAAGTTGCTTTTTAAAAGAAAACAAACAGTAATAAAATATATTAAAAAGTAAAATACTAACTTAGTAATCTAGCTATTAATTTAAACCACCAACCAATGAAAAATTTAACATCAAAGTCATTACTAATCATTTGTTTAGTACTAGGGTTTTTACTCTTTCAAGAGTGTCAAAAAAACAACGATTCTTACAAAGAACCAACAGGTTTAATCTCATTAAAAAAAGCAGAAATGTATGAGAAAAACTATCTTGAAAACCAATATAAATTTATAAACGAAAAATTAAATCAGCCATTAGTGGATACCATAGAAGGTGTCGACATGCAGGATAGTGATTATATTAAAGACTCTAGAGCGATTCGTTTTAGTCTTGAAGAATTAGAAAACTACATAAAATACGTTAAAGCTTATACTGATAAAGAATATGCAAAAGACGAAATTAGTTTAAGAGTATATTTTGGAGCCAAAAATGTAAAATTTGAAAAAGACAAGGATAGCGTCATGCGCTCCACCTTATTTTTTATTCCAACGGTTAAAGAAGTTACTAGAAACACTGAAGCTCCACATCAAAACATTAACCAGTTAAACCCACTTAACTATGGTAGTGCAGGAGATCCTGATAGTATAGAATATAAAACTAAAGGATAATCTAAATTATGCTTAGCCAAGATATTATATTAAGATTAATAATGTGGTTACCACAAATTGCAGCTTTTGTATTTGCAATTGTAATGTGGCCAAAGTATAAAAATACTACACAGCGCAATTTTATATACTTCTTAGGTTTTGTGTTGGTTATTGAGTGTTTTGGCTACTTATTACCTATTTTATATGGTGTTAAAAGTGGCTATGTATATAATGTTTATACTATATTATCCGGATTGTTTTTACTTACTTGGTTTAAGTCCATATTACAAACAAAAAAACTGGTCATCGTCTTTATTTTTGTATTCATTACATCAATTGGTTATTCTCTTTTTTTTCAAGCGTTTGGTGTATTATGGAAAATCCCCTTAGTCGTTTTAGCAATTGCAATACTAATTTGTAGCACAGTATTTTTTTCTGATTTATTAACCAAAAATGAGGTCGTCAATTTTAAAACCGACCAAAAATTTTGGATTGTTACAGGGTGTTTAGTCTTTTATATTGGCTATTTACCATTAGTATTGTTGCAAAAATATTTTGGATTGTCAGGTATTTACTATCGTATTCCTATCACGATTAACATCATTATAATGTTTGGATTTATAATAAAAAGCTTTTTATGTCTGAAAAAGAATTAATTTTCATAGCATTATTTTCAGTTGCTTTATTGGTGGTTTTATCACTAATATTTCTGTTTATGACGTTCAGCAATCGTAAAAACAAACTCATTCAAGAACAATTAGAAACTAAATTAAATAATCAAAAACGTCAACACGAGCTGGAACTTAATGCGCTTAGAGCACAAATGAATCCACATTTTGTGCACAATTCGCTTAACGCCATTCAATATTATATTCAGCTAAACGAAGTTGAAAAAAGTGAAGATTACCTATCTAAATTTTCAAAATTAATGCGACAATTTTTTGAGTATTCTCGAAAAGAACGCATTTCGGTTGAACACGAAATTTCGTTATTAAAAAATTATTTAGATATAGAAAAGCTTCGTTTTGAAGACGATTTTGACTTTCAATTAAATATAGATAATGCATTGGATACACAAGATTTATTTTTGCCTCCAATGATTTTACAACCTATTGTAGAAAACGCCATTAACCATGGTATCTTTCATAAAAAAGGAAAAGGAGAAGTTGTTATTGACTTTGTAAGTATCAATGATTATAGTTTTAAAGTTGAAATTACAGATGACGGAATAGGTATTAATAAGTCTAAACTTATGAATGCTAAAAAGAAGCAAACGCATACAGAACATTCTAGTTTTGTGTTAGAAGAGCGTTTGGCTTTATTAAAAGTAAGTAAACATTGGGATGTCGCGTTTACAATTCAGGATCGTGCAGATACATCCGATAAAACAGGAACCAAAGTCACCTTGATTTTTAAGGAAGGCTTAAATAAAGACGATTATGACCATTAAAACCATATTAATAGACGATGAGCGTAAAGCGTTAGCTATTTTAAAAAATAAGCTACAACGTTTATGTCCTAATGTTAAAATAATAGCAGAAAGCCAAAGCCCAAAAGAAGGGATTGAATTAATTAAAAGCCTAAAACCAGACTTGGTGTTTTTAGATATTGCAATGCCAGAATTAAGTGGGTTTGATGTGTTAAAGCAATTTGAAAATCCTGATTTTGAAATCATTTTTGCAACAGCTTTTGATAATTATGCTATTGAGGCTATAAAACATTGTGCAATTGGTTACTTAGTTAAACCTGTAGATAATAAAGACCTGGTAGAAGCTGTGGCTAATGCCGAAAAAAATATTGGTGATAAATCTGCGCTTCAAAAAAACAAACAGTTAATTGAAAACTTAGGTGTACAAACGTTTCAAAAAAAGAAAATTATAATTCCGTCTGTGGAAGGCTTAGAGTTTATTAAAATTGAAAACATTGTGCATTGCGAAGGCGAAGCGGGTTATACTAAAATTCATTTAAAAGAGGGTAAACCATTATTAAGCTCCAATAGTATTGGGCATTTTAATAAGTTATTAGAAAATAGTGACTTTTACTTAGTGCATAAATCACATTTAATAAACTTAAGTTATATAGAAAAATACCTGAATGAAGGTTATGTAATCTTGACCGGAAATGCAAAAATTCCTGTCTCGCGTAATCGCAGACAGGAATTTTTAGATCAACTTAAAAGCTGATATGTTACTGTACAGTTAACGTGTACTGTGGTGTTTTATTTAATGGGCAAAAGTATGTGTATTCTCCTTTTGCTAATGTTGTTGCGCTAGACGTTTGTGTTTCTCCATCCTTAACAACACTAGTTACGTAAGCAGTTTTAATGTGGTTTTCTGGGTTAGAAGCATCAGCACCTTTTTTTATTAGTACAAATCCAACATCTGTTCCAACAGCATTATTTGCTATTTCAAAAATATAAGTACCTTCACTTATAGTTAATCCTTTTTGGGTAAACTCACCTGTAGTTTGCTCTAATGCTACTGTTTTTATAGCATCATGTTTCATCATTTTGTCTTGTGCATTAACAGATACTAAAAGTGTTAATGTCATTACTAAAGTTGCGATTAATTTTTTCATTGTTATTTATTTTTAAGGTTATAATTAATTAAGATATTACTGTTTCTAATGGTTGTGCTACTGGAAAATCTACAGGGACTTGTGTTGTATTATGGATGTAGTTAGAGATTGTTTTATCACCAACTAAAGCAATAACATCAATTAAGTTTCCGTGGTTATAACCAGCGTCTAAAAAGTTGTTTAAAATTGTAGCGTCTGTTTTTCCTCTGGTTTCTGTAATGTTTTTAGCTAAAGCAGCTAAAGCATTAAACTTAGTGTCAAAAGAGGCTTTTCCTGCTCTTAATTCTAAAATTTGGTCGTCTGTAAAACCATTCATTTTACCAATTGCAGTGTGTGCAGATAAACAGTAAATACAGCTGTTTACTTCACTTACAGCAAGATTTACTACTTCTTTTTCTTTAGCTTTTAAAGAGGTCTTTGCATTTGCAAAATTCAAGTAGTTTTCTAAAGCAGTTTCGCTATTAGCATACGTTGCATATAAATTTGGTACAAATCCTACAGCTTTTTCTAATTGGTCAAAAATAGCTTGATTGGTTGCATTTACTTCGTCTCTTTTAAGTGCTTTAATAGGTGTCATAATCTTATGTTTTTAATGTTGTGTTTTTATATAATTGAATTGTCAATAATTCCTTTGTTAATTTCTGCATCACAATAGTAATCGTGTAATTGTTTATGCTCACAATGTTCTTGTGGATTGATAGATTTGGTTAGCTTTCTTTTTGCTTTTGTAAAGATTTCAATTAAATTGAATATAGATATGGTCGTTTTCATAATGCTGTTGTTTTTATATTACAGTGCAAAGATGCGACGCGAAAGCGGGTTTTAAAACGACGATATTACCTGAGTGGTTGTCGATTTTTCCCAAATTGTATTTTTGTGAAGAAATAAAGGCCTTAAATGTGGTTTATAAACCTTTTTTAAAGTCCGAAAGGGTAATTCTGGTTTGTTTTTTAAACAATCGGCTTAAGTGTGAAGCATCCTCAAAACCAATATCGTAAGCAATTTGCTTGGCAGTTTTGTCAGTATACATTAATTGACGTTTGGTTTCTAATACTAAACGCTCATGTATAATCTTTAAAGGGCTTTGTCCTGATTTAGCAAAGCTATTGGATAACGTTTTTGGAGACTTAAATAATTTTTCTGCGTAAAAACTAACTTGATGAGCTTCTTTAAAATGGGTTTCTACTAATAAGTTATACTGTCTTAATGTTTCGTCAGTAGCTTTATTAAGTGGCGTAGATGGTGTTTCGTTTTTAAGTAAACGTGTGGTCTTTATTATAAATCGTGCTAATAACATTCTAAGCATTTCGGCCTGAATAGTATCTTCCGTTTCAATTTCATCTAAAAACATATCATGAAGCACATTAAATTTGTGTTGCTCATTTTCGTTTAAAGAAATCACCGGAATAGTATCATTCCCAAAAAATAAAACACCAGCACAACCCACCTCTTTGTCATGGTCTTTTATGCAATAAAACTCTTGGTTAAATTGATAGACTACGCTATCGTCCCCATCAATGTATTTAAAATTTTGGATAGGTGTTAAGGATAATATTTGATGCGGTTTTAAAACCAAAGGGACGCCATCCACTTCTGCGGTAATGGTATTGCTACCCGTAAGAATAAAGGTGTAAAGCCCAATTTGCTTTGCGGTTGTAAACTGTTTTAAAAGACTTTGGTCAGAGATTTTTAATGTTCCGTTAGTGGAAAACTCTGTAAATGTTTTTAGCATAAGTATATAGTCTGATAAAGTAAGGCTACATTACATTTAAAAATAAATTTCTTGAGCCAATCTAAACGTATTTGCATGTGCCTCTACAATGGTTTTAATGTCAGGACTGTAACCACCACCCATGCTGCACATAACTGGGATGTTGTTAGTTTTACAGGTTTCTAAAACAAATTGATCACGTGCTTTACAGCCTGTCACGGTTAGTCCTAATTTGCCTAGTTTGTCTGTAGCAATCACGTCTACACCGCATAAATAATAAATAAAGTCGGGTTGGAAGTCTTTAATTAGTTTGGGTAATGTGTTATGTAAAATGGAAAGATATTCGGTGTCTCCAACATTATTTTCTAAAGCAATGTCTAAATCGCTTTGTTCTTTTTTAAAGGGATAATTATGTTTTCCGTGCATAGAAAAAGTAAACACCGAAGGATCATCCTTAAATATTTGGGCAGTCCCGTTACCTTGATGTACGTCCAGATCTACGATTAAAACACGTTTTGCTAATCCTTTTTTCTGAAGAAATCGAGCGCCAATGGCTTGATCATTTAACATGCAAAAGGCTTCGCCACGATTAGTATAGGCATGATGTGTTCCGCCAGCAATATTCATAGCAATGCCATGTTTTATAGCATATTTACTTGCTTTTATCGTACCGTCTGCAATCACAATTTCACGTTCAATTAAAACCTCACTCAACGGAAACCCAATTTTACGCGCCGCACGCTGATCCAATGTAATATTAAGCAAGTCGTAAAAATATTCGGGATCATGTACTGCCAGTATTGGTGCTTCGTTTAGCATTCTATTGGGTTCAAAAAAATTAGCCTCGGTACAAGTGCCTTCGTGTTTTAATTGTGCAGGAAGCAACTCATATTTTAGCATCGGAAACCGATGTCCCTCAGGTAATGGATGACAGTAAATAGGATGATAAGCTATTTTAAGCATAAGTAAATTGACAGTTTAAGTTTTAAATTTAGGGTTTAGTAGGTTCAAAAAAAAATTAACTGCGTTTTTAAAATTTAGTATCTTCTTAACAACTTATCGTATACCTTTGTACTTTAAATTAAAGTATAACATGGCAAGATTTAGCGTTTTAGTTATTTCTCTTTTAATAGGGTGGTCTACCTTCTTCACTTCTGAAGTTGAGGTCGCTGCTGTCGTGCAAAATACTTTTCCACAACATACAGTGCAAGCTAGTGCAGCCTTAAATTCTCAAGGTATAATTGTAAATTCTCAAATTGATCTTACAGTTAATGTACAGGCAGAAGACAGCATTACTTTTTTTAAGCAATTCGCTTTTGTAAATGCGGTTAGTAGGGAGCAGCAAGAAAATGTCTTGGTGTATCAAAAAACTAACACATCTATTGACGTTGGATTGTCCAAAACACAGATTATTTACCCTTTTCATTGGTTTACATAAGTACAATACGTTTTTATTAACTATTGCAACGCTTGTCTTTTAAGTAAAGATAATGTGTTGATTTCTTATACATTAAATCAAAATATTAAAACAATGAAAATTTCATTCTCATTACTAGCTATACTAGTAACATTAAGCGTA
The genomic region above belongs to Olleya sp. Hel_I_94 and contains:
- a CDS encoding histone deacetylase, producing the protein MLKIAYHPIYCHPLPEGHRFPMLKYELLPAQLKHEGTCTEANFFEPNRMLNEAPILAVHDPEYFYDLLNITLDQRAARKIGFPLSEVLIEREIVIADGTIKASKYAIKHGIAMNIAGGTHHAYTNRGEAFCMLNDQAIGARFLQKKGLAKRVLIVDLDVHQGNGTAQIFKDDPSVFTFSMHGKHNYPFKKEQSDLDIALENNVGDTEYLSILHNTLPKLIKDFQPDFIYYLCGVDVIATDKLGKLGLTVTGCKARDQFVLETCKTNNIPVMCSMGGGYSPDIKTIVEAHANTFRLAQEIYF
- a CDS encoding OmpA family protein, producing MKTLLKFLLIVFVFASAFTTNAQQDDNNYFQLSPRIGYDFPSYNNNTPFIDYNGGMDLGLSLDYYWNWFGLGFDFDYIKNQPESTYPTDNLFYAGGGQINNFILSEDDISRVFFGIGPNFQYRSQSRRFSTELNTRVGLASIKGGRTLLTDDPASTLLNFHSGYDLSSVFSFKGQLRFTYYLNDNFGINVGAYYLKHFSATEQLDPTLNIAAGYHPFNTVNDVDVNFNSLDQSGPVLREEPCDCDISSVGLFAGVTFKFNKKEKVSVCEVCGEDHMPRCCATCGCGVTITARDKYTDETLPFTDVVLTDLNGNIVQSGVTNAYGVVVFNDVAEADLIVKGKLHGINLEETSITKDDFKACKKDGNSIQKVIRYGDLNFILKGNVVECNTDKGIQGVDILLKDKVKAGQKNTLSDLDGGFIFHLKQASTYALNGNKDGYFSNEVEVSTSDIDRNKSLFIDFEMCVNPCGQAIKLDNIIFNLDKWDILPAARPDLDYVVKLMQDNPTIKVEMSSHTDSRGSNQYNQELSQKRAQSTVDYLMTKGISRDRLIARGAGESELLNRCADGVQCSENEHTINRRTEFKVVCIN
- a CDS encoding carboxymuconolactone decarboxylase family protein; amino-acid sequence: MTPIKALKRDEVNATNQAIFDQLEKAVGFVPNLYATYANSETALENYLNFANAKTSLKAKEKEVVNLAVSEVNSCIYCLSAHTAIGKMNGFTDDQILELRAGKASFDTKFNALAALAKNITETRGKTDATILNNFLDAGYNHGNLIDVIALVGDKTISNYIHNTTQVPVDFPVAQPLETVIS
- a CDS encoding sensor histidine kinase; translated protein: MSEKELIFIALFSVALLVVLSLIFLFMTFSNRKNKLIQEQLETKLNNQKRQHELELNALRAQMNPHFVHNSLNAIQYYIQLNEVEKSEDYLSKFSKLMRQFFEYSRKERISVEHEISLLKNYLDIEKLRFEDDFDFQLNIDNALDTQDLFLPPMILQPIVENAINHGIFHKKGKGEVVIDFVSINDYSFKVEITDDGIGINKSKLMNAKKKQTHTEHSSFVLEERLALLKVSKHWDVAFTIQDRADTSDKTGTKVTLIFKEGLNKDDYDH
- a CDS encoding helix-turn-helix domain-containing protein encodes the protein MLKTFTEFSTNGTLKISDQSLLKQFTTAKQIGLYTFILTGSNTITAEVDGVPLVLKPHQILSLTPIQNFKYIDGDDSVVYQFNQEFYCIKDHDKEVGCAGVLFFGNDTIPVISLNENEQHKFNVLHDMFLDEIETEDTIQAEMLRMLLARFIIKTTRLLKNETPSTPLNKATDETLRQYNLLVETHFKEAHQVSFYAEKLFKSPKTLSNSFAKSGQSPLKIIHERLVLETKRQLMYTDKTAKQIAYDIGFEDASHLSRLFKKQTRITLSDFKKGL
- a CDS encoding LytR/AlgR family response regulator transcription factor — protein: MTIKTILIDDERKALAILKNKLQRLCPNVKIIAESQSPKEGIELIKSLKPDLVFLDIAMPELSGFDVLKQFENPDFEIIFATAFDNYAIEAIKHCAIGYLVKPVDNKDLVEAVANAEKNIGDKSALQKNKQLIENLGVQTFQKKKIIIPSVEGLEFIKIENIVHCEGEAGYTKIHLKEGKPLLSSNSIGHFNKLLENSDFYLVHKSHLINLSYIEKYLNEGYVILTGNAKIPVSRNRRQEFLDQLKS
- a CDS encoding plastocyanin/azurin family copper-binding protein gives rise to the protein MKKLIATLVMTLTLLVSVNAQDKMMKHDAIKTVALEQTTGEFTQKGLTISEGTYIFEIANNAVGTDVGFVLIKKGADASNPENHIKTAYVTSVVKDGETQTSSATTLAKGEYTYFCPLNKTPQYTLTVQ